From one Acidibrevibacterium fodinaquatile genomic stretch:
- a CDS encoding DUF7146 domain-containing protein — protein MGRHDASELSQRLARDAEAVCRHYLSAGRREGRYWLVGDVRNTPGRSMFVRLKESVKGPAGKWTDAATGEHGDLLDVIQESCGLVDFKDVADEARSFLSLPHPEPEPDHPRSRAPSAPTGSPEAARRLFAMSQPISRTLVETYLRNRGITALHGTGSLRFHPRCYYRPDDHSPTETWPAMIASVTDLAGHLTGAHRTWLDPGGFTEAMLGKAPIDTPRRAMGDLLGHAVRFGVAGEVMAAGEGIETMLSLRCVLPTMPMVAALSAAHLSAILFPDTLRRLYIARDDDSAGDGAMATLIDRTQEAGIEAIVISPRLGDFNEDLRLLGIDALRAASRVQIAAQDVARFMELAA, from the coding sequence ATGGGCCGCCATGACGCGTCCGAATTGTCCCAACGTCTCGCGCGCGATGCCGAGGCGGTGTGCCGCCACTACCTTTCGGCCGGACGGCGGGAGGGCCGCTATTGGCTGGTCGGCGACGTGCGCAATACTCCGGGCCGCTCGATGTTCGTCCGGCTCAAGGAGTCGGTGAAAGGGCCGGCCGGCAAATGGACCGATGCCGCCACCGGCGAGCATGGCGACCTGCTCGACGTCATTCAGGAAAGCTGCGGCCTGGTCGACTTCAAGGATGTCGCCGATGAGGCGCGTTCGTTCCTCAGCCTGCCGCATCCCGAACCGGAGCCGGATCATCCCCGATCACGCGCGCCAAGCGCCCCGACCGGATCGCCCGAGGCGGCACGACGACTGTTCGCCATGTCACAGCCGATTTCTCGTACTCTCGTAGAAACGTATCTCCGCAATCGCGGCATTACGGCTTTGCACGGAACCGGAAGCCTGCGCTTCCACCCGCGCTGTTACTACCGGCCCGACGACCATAGCCCGACCGAGACCTGGCCGGCGATGATCGCCTCCGTCACCGATCTCGCGGGACATCTCACCGGCGCGCACCGCACCTGGCTCGACCCCGGCGGCTTCACCGAGGCGATGCTCGGCAAGGCACCGATCGATACGCCGAGACGGGCGATGGGCGACCTTCTCGGCCATGCCGTTCGATTTGGCGTGGCGGGCGAGGTCATGGCGGCTGGCGAGGGCATCGAGACGATGCTGTCGCTCAGATGCGTCTTGCCGACCATGCCGATGGTCGCAGCCCTCTCGGCGGCGCATCTCTCCGCCATCCTGTTCCCGGACACGCTGCGGCGACTCTACATCGCCCGCGACGATGATTCGGCCGGCGACGGCGCAATGGCGACATTGATCGACCGGACGCAGGAGGCCGGGATCGAGGCGATCGTGATCTCGCCACGACTCGGCGACTTCAACGAGGATCTCCGCCTGCTTGGGATCGACGCGCTTCGAGCGGCCAGTCGGGTGCAGATCGCCGCGCAGGACGTCGCCCGCTTCATGGAGTTGGCGGCATAG
- a CDS encoding strawberry notch family protein, which yields MNDLSPIAADQAAPQSPVHRPDAPGAIIAAAQQFLPHLERGQRVDAAILRAAMEAAFGASDASGAWDWKTAYDACEAASVLFLRKYGKALFRKADSPASRLSALNKIAGLLPTHTRRSAESEAFQQFSTPTPLGFAALTAAAIGPADRVLEPSAGTGLLAILAEIAGGALVLNELAETRSALLTSLFPAVSVTRFDAAQIDDHLDPAAVPSVVLMNPPFSAMANVAGRMADTAYRHIASALARLADGGRLVAITGANFGPDTPAWRDAFVHLQERGRIVFTVAIDGAVYAKHGTTIDTRLIVIDKAPAENPAILPESPGIAPDVATLLSWIAEHVPARLALAPSLAIPVSAAAASRTVRGYLARAAAAGPVKPSVADPEAVDLSYETIDWTPPEGARLSDAIYEEYRLQSIRILGARAHPTKLVQSAAMASVAPPKPSYRPRLPINLVSNALLSDAQLETVVYAGEAHGDYLAGAWTVDETFDLVTAARDDAPNAVRFRRGFMLGDGTGAGKGRQSAGIILDNWLKGRRKAVWISKSDKLLEDAQRDWSALGMERLLITPLSRFPQGKPIRLSEGVLFLTYATLRSDDRGEKLSRVRQIVEWLGSDFDGVIIFDESHAMQNAGGGKGERGDVAASQQGRAGLRLQHALPDARVVYVSATGATTVHNLAYAQRLGLWGGEDFPFATRAEFVEAIEDGGVAAMEVLARDLRSLGLYTARSLSYDGVEYELIEHPLTDEQRRIYDAYAGAFAIIHNHLDAAMQAANITGESGTLNAQAKSAARSAFESAKQRFFGHLLTSMKTPTLIRRIDQDLADGHAAVIQIVSTGEALMERRLAEIPTEEWNDIRVDITPREYVLDYLAHSFPVQLYEPFTDSEGNLSSRPVFRDGQLVESREAVARRNELIERLASLPPVPGALDQIVQRFGTDLVAEVTGRSRRVVRKGDRLVVENRAASANLAETAAFMDDLKRVLVFSEAGGTGRSYHAELSARNRRLRVHYLLEPGWKADAAIQGLGRTNRTNQAQPPLFRPIATDVKAEKRFLSTIARRLDTLGAITRGQRQTGGQGLFRPEDNLESHYARDALRQLYMLLVRGKIEGCSLQMFEDATGLKLMDASGIKDELPPITTFLNRLLALTIELQGVLFTAFEQLLNAKIEGAIASGVYDVGLETLRAESFIVTDRRAIYTHPATGAETRLLTITERRRNRPVTLDEALDHLADPRAMLLVNERSGRAAVQIPAPSLMLDDGEIERRVRLIRPMEHHHASLKMMDESHWQAAERKAFAAVWAREVAEVPEFADNTIHIVAGLLLPIWKRLPNESTRVYRLQTDAGERVIGRRVSPAWAANASLSGATTLTPDAAFAALMEGRTVLDLAEGLQLHRVRVMGAHRIELSGFTDTMRGRLRAYGLFSEIISWKLRMFVPTDATGAGVLAKVLDHYPVERIGEREAA from the coding sequence ATGAACGACCTTTCTCCGATCGCGGCCGACCAGGCCGCGCCGCAGTCCCCTGTCCATCGTCCCGATGCCCCCGGCGCGATCATCGCCGCCGCCCAGCAGTTCCTCCCACATCTCGAGCGCGGCCAGCGGGTCGACGCAGCGATCCTGCGCGCCGCCATGGAGGCGGCTTTCGGCGCCTCCGACGCCTCGGGCGCCTGGGACTGGAAGACGGCCTATGACGCCTGCGAGGCGGCGAGCGTCCTCTTCCTGCGCAAATACGGAAAGGCGCTGTTCCGCAAAGCCGACTCTCCGGCTTCCCGGCTTTCCGCCTTGAACAAGATCGCCGGCCTTCTTCCCACCCACACCCGCCGCTCCGCCGAGAGCGAAGCCTTCCAGCAATTCTCCACGCCGACCCCTCTCGGCTTCGCGGCCCTGACCGCAGCCGCCATCGGACCTGCGGACCGCGTGCTGGAGCCTTCGGCTGGAACCGGCCTGCTCGCTATCCTGGCCGAGATCGCTGGCGGCGCGCTCGTGCTGAACGAGCTGGCCGAGACCCGGTCGGCGCTGCTCACCTCCCTCTTTCCGGCCGTCTCCGTCACGCGCTTCGACGCCGCCCAGATCGACGACCACCTCGATCCGGCCGCGGTGCCGAGCGTCGTCCTGATGAACCCGCCCTTCTCGGCGATGGCCAACGTCGCGGGCCGCATGGCTGACACCGCCTATCGCCACATCGCCTCGGCCCTGGCCCGCCTCGCCGATGGTGGGCGGCTGGTGGCGATCACCGGCGCCAACTTCGGACCCGACACCCCGGCCTGGCGCGACGCCTTCGTCCATCTGCAGGAACGCGGCCGCATCGTCTTCACCGTCGCGATCGACGGCGCGGTCTATGCCAAGCATGGCACGACCATCGACACGCGGCTGATCGTCATCGACAAGGCGCCCGCCGAGAACCCGGCCATCCTGCCGGAATCGCCGGGCATCGCGCCGGACGTGGCCACGCTGCTGAGCTGGATCGCCGAGCACGTTCCGGCGCGTCTGGCGCTCGCGCCGAGCCTCGCCATCCCGGTGTCGGCGGCCGCCGCATCGCGGACGGTCCGCGGCTATCTCGCGCGCGCTGCTGCGGCGGGGCCGGTGAAGCCGTCCGTCGCCGATCCGGAGGCGGTCGATCTTTCCTATGAGACGATCGACTGGACGCCGCCCGAGGGCGCACGCCTCAGCGATGCGATCTATGAGGAATACCGGCTCCAATCGATCCGGATTCTGGGCGCTCGGGCGCATCCGACCAAGCTGGTGCAGTCCGCCGCCATGGCCTCGGTCGCGCCGCCGAAGCCGAGCTATCGGCCGCGCCTGCCGATCAATCTCGTCAGCAACGCGCTCCTGTCCGACGCCCAGCTCGAGACCGTGGTCTATGCCGGCGAGGCGCATGGCGACTATCTCGCCGGCGCCTGGACCGTGGACGAGACCTTCGATCTCGTCACCGCCGCGCGGGACGACGCGCCGAACGCCGTCCGCTTTCGCCGGGGCTTCATGCTTGGCGACGGCACCGGCGCCGGCAAGGGCCGCCAGTCGGCCGGCATCATCCTGGACAACTGGCTGAAGGGCCGGCGCAAGGCGGTCTGGATCTCGAAGTCCGACAAGCTGCTAGAGGACGCCCAGCGCGACTGGTCGGCCCTTGGCATGGAGCGCCTGCTCATCACGCCGCTCTCGCGCTTCCCCCAGGGCAAACCGATCCGGCTGTCCGAAGGCGTCCTATTTTTAACCTACGCTACGCTGCGGTCCGACGACCGCGGCGAGAAGCTTTCGCGCGTCCGCCAGATCGTTGAATGGTTGGGCTCCGATTTCGACGGAGTGATCATTTTCGACGAGAGCCACGCCATGCAGAACGCCGGTGGCGGCAAAGGAGAGCGGGGCGATGTTGCGGCCTCGCAGCAGGGCCGTGCGGGCTTGCGCCTGCAGCACGCCCTGCCGGACGCGCGCGTCGTCTATGTCTCGGCGACCGGCGCCACCACGGTCCACAACCTCGCCTATGCCCAGCGGCTCGGCCTGTGGGGCGGCGAGGATTTCCCCTTCGCCACACGCGCCGAGTTCGTCGAGGCGATCGAGGATGGCGGTGTCGCCGCCATGGAGGTGCTAGCCCGGGATCTCCGGTCGCTCGGGCTCTACACCGCCCGATCGCTCTCCTATGACGGCGTCGAATACGAGCTGATCGAGCACCCGCTCACCGACGAGCAGCGGCGCATCTACGACGCCTATGCCGGCGCCTTCGCGATCATCCACAATCACCTCGATGCGGCGATGCAGGCAGCCAACATCACCGGCGAAAGCGGCACGCTGAACGCCCAGGCGAAGTCGGCCGCACGCTCGGCTTTCGAGAGCGCCAAGCAGCGCTTCTTCGGCCATCTGCTGACCTCGATGAAGACGCCGACCCTGATCCGCAGGATCGATCAAGACCTCGCCGACGGCCATGCCGCCGTCATCCAGATCGTCTCGACCGGCGAGGCCTTGATGGAGCGCCGGCTCGCCGAGATTCCGACCGAGGAATGGAACGACATCCGCGTCGACATCACGCCGCGCGAGTATGTTCTCGACTACCTCGCTCATTCCTTCCCGGTGCAACTCTACGAGCCGTTCACCGACAGCGAGGGCAATCTCTCGTCCCGGCCCGTCTTTCGGGACGGCCAGCTCGTCGAGAGCCGCGAAGCCGTCGCCCGCCGCAATGAGCTGATCGAGCGGCTAGCTTCGCTGCCGCCCGTTCCCGGCGCGCTCGACCAGATCGTCCAGCGCTTCGGCACGGACCTCGTCGCCGAAGTGACCGGACGCTCGCGCCGCGTGGTGCGCAAGGGTGACCGCCTCGTCGTGGAGAACCGCGCGGCCTCCGCCAACCTCGCCGAGACCGCCGCCTTCATGGACGACCTGAAGCGCGTCCTGGTCTTTTCGGAGGCGGGCGGGACGGGCCGCAGTTACCACGCCGAACTCTCGGCGCGGAACCGCCGGCTGCGCGTCCACTATCTACTCGAACCCGGCTGGAAAGCCGACGCCGCGATCCAGGGCCTCGGGCGGACCAATCGCACCAACCAGGCGCAGCCGCCGCTGTTCCGGCCGATCGCCACCGATGTGAAGGCCGAGAAGCGCTTCCTCTCGACCATCGCCCGCCGCCTCGACACGCTTGGCGCCATCACCCGCGGCCAGCGCCAGACCGGCGGCCAGGGACTCTTCAGGCCCGAGGACAATCTGGAATCGCACTACGCCCGCGACGCGCTGCGCCAGCTCTACATGCTGCTCGTGCGTGGCAAGATCGAAGGCTGCTCGCTCCAGATGTTCGAGGACGCCACAGGCCTGAAGCTCATGGACGCGAGTGGCATCAAGGACGAGTTGCCGCCGATCACGACCTTCCTCAACCGCCTCCTGGCGCTCACCATCGAGCTGCAGGGCGTGCTGTTCACTGCGTTCGAGCAGTTGCTGAACGCCAAGATCGAAGGCGCCATCGCCAGCGGCGTCTATGACGTCGGCCTGGAGACACTGCGGGCCGAAAGCTTCATCGTCACCGATCGCCGGGCAATCTACACCCATCCCGCGACGGGCGCGGAGACCCGGTTGCTCACCATCACCGAGCGCCGGCGCAATCGCCCGGTGACGCTCGATGAGGCGTTGGATCATCTCGCCGATCCCCGCGCTATGCTGCTGGTGAACGAGCGCTCGGGCCGCGCCGCAGTACAGATTCCTGCGCCGAGCTTGATGCTCGACGACGGCGAGATCGAACGCCGTGTACGGCTGATCCGGCCAATGGAGCACCATCACGCTTCGCTGAAAATGATGGACGAGAGCCACTGGCAGGCGGCGGAGCGGAAAGCCTTTGCCGCCGTATGGGCTCGCGAAGTCGCGGAGGTCCCTGAATTCGCCGACAACACGATCCATATCGTCGCCGGCTTGCTGCTGCCGATCTGGAAGCGCCTGCCGAACGAGTCGACACGGGTCTATCGGCTTCAGACCGACGCGGGCGAGCGCGTCATCGGCCGCAGGGTCTCTCCGGCCTGGGCAGCGAACGCATCGTTGAGCGGCGCTACCACCCTGACACCGGACGCGGCCTTTGCAGCGCTGATGGAAGGCAGGACAGTCCTCGACCTCGCCGAGGGTCTGCAACTCCATCGGGTGCGCGTCATGGGCGCTCACCGCATCGAGCTGTCGGGCTTCACCGACACCATGCGCGGCCGCCTGCGCGCCTACGGCCTCTTCAGCGAGATCATCTCCTGGAAGCTGCGCATGTTTGTGCCGACCGACGCCACCGGCGCCGGAGTGCTGGCCAAAGTCCTCGACCACTATCCGGTCGAGCGCATCGGCGAGCGGGAAGCCGCGTGA
- a CDS encoding ParB/RepB/Spo0J family partition protein — translation MATAIQKITLSSSRDIPFNKLVLSQSNVRRVKAGVSIEELAEDIARRTLLQGLNVRPILDAEGAETGMFEIPAGGRRYRALELLVKQKRLAKTAPVPCVVRDPTTDILGEDDSLAENIQRAPLHPLDQFRAFQALREKGRSEEDIAAAFFVGVNVVKQRLRLASVAPALLDVYAEDGMSLEQLMAFTVTADHARQEQVWQAISGSWQKEPYQIRRMLTEKTVRASDRRAAFVGLDAYEAAGGVVLRDLFQSDDGGWLEEVALLDGLVAEKLKAEAETVAAEGWKWIEAAIDFPYGHTHGLRELEGVAADLSSEEQATIDALKAEYAKLEEEYDGADELPDEVDERLGEIEAALAAFDDRPVTYDPADIARAGVFVSIDAEGALSVDRGYVRPDDEAPMGEPEQDGDTDPATARATGADPDAPVVQRAVITIGGQVAGPEDEDDEDLKPLPDRLVTELTAERTLALRDKLASTPAVAFQAVLHKFCLDVFSRYFSYGTAMEVSVRSASFPVQAQGLKDTPAAKAIDARHKGWEERLPKDKADLWDWLTTLTGEEQAALFAHCASFGVNALYEKGDRYGAGVSSHTVEQRIAEADRLAQAVDLDMVQAGWRPTVENYLGRVPKRRILEAVQEGAGERSAQLIDHLKKGDMAKEAERLLADTGWLPEPLRIATADDAPVETAEAEDDVEALPEFLADDEETDADAPQVIAAE, via the coding sequence ATGGCTACTGCCATTCAGAAGATCACCCTGTCGTCCTCGCGCGACATTCCCTTCAACAAGCTGGTGCTGAGTCAGTCCAATGTCCGGCGTGTGAAGGCCGGCGTCTCGATCGAGGAGCTGGCCGAGGACATCGCCCGGCGTACGCTGCTCCAGGGCCTGAACGTCCGGCCAATCCTCGACGCTGAGGGCGCCGAGACCGGCATGTTCGAGATCCCGGCGGGCGGCCGGCGCTATCGGGCGCTCGAGCTGCTGGTCAAGCAGAAGCGTCTGGCCAAGACCGCGCCGGTCCCATGCGTGGTCCGCGATCCCACGACCGACATCCTTGGCGAGGACGACTCGCTGGCCGAGAACATCCAGCGTGCGCCGCTGCACCCGCTCGACCAGTTCCGAGCCTTCCAGGCCCTGCGCGAGAAGGGGCGCTCCGAGGAGGACATCGCCGCGGCGTTCTTTGTCGGCGTGAACGTCGTGAAGCAGCGCCTGCGCCTGGCGTCGGTCGCGCCGGCCTTGCTCGACGTCTATGCCGAGGACGGCATGTCGCTCGAGCAGCTCATGGCCTTCACCGTCACGGCCGACCATGCCCGCCAGGAGCAGGTCTGGCAGGCGATCTCCGGCTCCTGGCAGAAGGAGCCCTATCAGATCCGCCGCATGCTGACGGAGAAGACGGTGCGCGCCTCCGACCGGCGGGCGGCGTTCGTCGGCCTCGACGCCTATGAGGCCGCCGGCGGCGTGGTGCTGCGCGACCTGTTCCAGTCCGACGATGGGGGCTGGCTCGAAGAGGTCGCGCTGCTCGACGGCTTGGTCGCCGAGAAACTGAAGGCCGAGGCGGAGACGGTCGCTGCCGAGGGGTGGAAGTGGATCGAGGCCGCCATCGATTTCCCCTACGGCCACACCCATGGCCTGCGCGAACTGGAGGGCGTCGCCGCCGACCTTTCCAGCGAGGAGCAGGCGACGATCGACGCGCTGAAGGCGGAATACGCCAAGCTGGAGGAGGAGTATGACGGCGCCGACGAGCTGCCCGACGAAGTGGACGAACGCCTCGGCGAGATCGAGGCGGCGCTCGCCGCCTTCGACGATCGGCCCGTCACCTATGATCCTGCCGACATCGCCCGCGCCGGCGTCTTCGTCAGCATCGATGCCGAAGGCGCGCTGTCGGTCGACCGTGGTTACGTCCGTCCGGACGATGAAGCACCCATGGGCGAGCCGGAGCAGGACGGCGACACCGATCCCGCAACGGCTCGGGCGACCGGCGCCGATCCCGATGCGCCTGTCGTTCAGCGCGCCGTCATCACCATCGGCGGCCAGGTCGCCGGACCGGAGGATGAGGACGACGAGGACCTGAAGCCGCTCCCGGACCGCCTCGTGACCGAGCTGACCGCAGAGCGGACGCTGGCGCTGCGCGACAAGCTTGCGAGCACGCCCGCCGTCGCGTTCCAGGCCGTGCTGCACAAGTTCTGCCTCGACGTCTTCTCCCGCTATTTCTCCTACGGGACGGCGATGGAAGTGTCGGTCCGCAGCGCCAGCTTCCCGGTGCAGGCACAGGGGCTGAAGGACACGCCCGCGGCGAAGGCCATCGACGCGCGTCACAAGGGCTGGGAAGAGCGGCTGCCCAAGGACAAGGCCGATCTCTGGGACTGGCTCACCACCCTCACTGGCGAGGAGCAGGCGGCGCTCTTCGCCCATTGCGCCTCCTTCGGCGTCAATGCGCTCTACGAGAAGGGCGACCGCTACGGCGCGGGCGTCTCGTCCCACACGGTCGAGCAGCGCATCGCCGAGGCCGATCGCCTCGCCCAGGCCGTCGATCTCGACATGGTGCAGGCCGGCTGGCGTCCGACCGTCGAGAATTATCTCGGCCGGGTGCCCAAGCGCCGCATCCTCGAGGCGGTGCAGGAAGGAGCCGGCGAACGGTCGGCGCAGCTCATCGACCATCTGAAGAAGGGCGACATGGCCAAGGAGGCCGAACGGCTCCTGGCCGATACCGGCTGGCTGCCGGAGCCGCTGCGGATCGCCACCGCGGACGACGCGCCCGTCGAAACCGCCGAAGCCGAAGACGACGTTGAGGCGCTGCCCGAATTCCTCGCCGACGACGAGGAAACGGACGCCGACGCGCCGCAGGTGATCGCGGCCGAATAG
- a CDS encoding ArdC family protein: MSRKTAPARAGQDRASLYDEITGKIIAELEAGRVPWVQPWGTAAAKAPLAMPKNAATGRQYSGINVLILWGAVIEHGFPTQSWLTFRQALSLDGNVRKGEHGTTVVYADRFVPDDEKRRARETGEEAAAIPFLKRFTVFNVAQCENLPAEVAAVAPPPPPGLIEPRVEALIRATGVDFRIGGARAFYAPGPDFVMVPPPQAYFEPINWHRTALHELGHASGHPSRLGRDLDGAFGSKKYAFEELVAEMNAAFCCASLGIAPTVRHADYIGSWLEVLRGDNRAVVRAASQASKAADWILDFLPETASAAAHAATRTAQEAA, translated from the coding sequence ATGTCCAGAAAAACCGCACCCGCTCGCGCCGGCCAGGACCGGGCGAGCCTCTATGACGAAATCACCGGCAAGATCATCGCCGAGCTGGAGGCCGGCCGCGTGCCCTGGGTCCAGCCCTGGGGAACGGCCGCGGCGAAGGCGCCGCTCGCCATGCCGAAGAACGCCGCCACCGGCCGGCAGTATTCCGGGATCAATGTTCTGATCCTCTGGGGCGCCGTGATCGAGCACGGTTTCCCCACCCAGAGCTGGCTTACCTTTCGCCAGGCGCTCTCACTCGACGGCAATGTGCGCAAGGGCGAGCACGGCACGACCGTCGTCTATGCCGACCGCTTCGTGCCGGATGACGAGAAGCGCCGCGCGCGAGAGACCGGCGAGGAAGCGGCCGCGATCCCGTTCCTGAAGCGGTTCACCGTCTTCAACGTCGCCCAATGCGAAAACCTGCCGGCTGAGGTTGCGGCCGTTGCGCCACCGCCGCCACCGGGCCTGATCGAACCCAGGGTGGAGGCGCTGATCCGCGCGACCGGCGTCGACTTCCGCATCGGCGGCGCCCGTGCCTTCTACGCGCCGGGCCCGGACTTCGTGATGGTCCCGCCGCCGCAGGCCTATTTCGAGCCGATCAACTGGCACCGCACGGCCCTGCACGAGCTGGGGCACGCCAGCGGCCATCCGTCCCGTCTCGGCCGCGATCTCGATGGCGCGTTCGGCAGCAAAAAGTATGCGTTCGAGGAACTGGTGGCCGAGATGAACGCCGCCTTCTGCTGCGCTTCGCTCGGCATCGCCCCGACCGTGCGCCACGCGGATTATATCGGCTCCTGGCTCGAGGTGCTGCGCGGGGACAACCGCGCCGTGGTGCGCGCCGCCTCACAGGCTAGCAAAGCTGCAGACTGGATACTGGACTTCCTGCCTGAAACTGCGAGCGCCGCTGCTCACGCTGCCACCCGCACAGCGCAGGAGGCCGCATGA
- a CDS encoding ATP-binding protein, translated as MSNVNVRRLVENIRSGTNIYTPLVELVVNGIQAIDAKGIPNGLVQIEVLRNGQADVLDRLEDVDGFVVKDNGIGFTKSNRDAFDTLYTEQKIADGGKGFGRFTCLKYFDRVKVSSTFAEGDTFRERSFRMGLDKDIIVDEKEGLSQAQATGATVEISGIKSVRVPDKKLETISRVVVERLLPYFVDKERACPRVVIRDANKPSDTVSLNDYLGKENSQIVEMKVDDGTFSLSANEDEKTFQVRVFKFFAPRTAKSKVSLVAHRREVTDNPLESYIPEFAEEFFEPGPDQDLAKGRNFVIKAYVFGDYLNDNVSLERGEFRFQTDTDLLNGISQNDIEQKASEIVQSVVGAEIAARKRRKEVRISEYVTNDAPWHRILAKEVDFSALPMRPSNQDIELHLQKKKYEKEVVTRTQVTALLNSENPDELGEKISQLIESISDSSKNDLIHYVSMRKCVLDLFSKSLEIGADGKHKSEGEVHDVIMPRKKDSEELNYDAHNLWILDERLNFTSYVSSDKPLKSAKGDRTDITIYNRRVAYRGDNESSNPITIFEFKKPQRDDFADPSSKEDPVQQIIRYVNQIREGKFKTPTGRDILVNDTTPFYGYVVCDLTKKVKDWLQKEKNFTPMPDGLGWFNWSGNISLYMEVLSWTKLLRDAEMRNKIFFNKLGID; from the coding sequence ATGAGCAATGTCAACGTCAGGCGGTTGGTCGAGAACATCCGTTCCGGCACCAATATCTACACGCCGCTGGTCGAGCTGGTCGTAAATGGGATTCAGGCCATCGACGCGAAGGGCATACCGAACGGTTTGGTTCAAATCGAAGTTCTCCGAAACGGGCAGGCCGACGTACTCGACCGCCTTGAGGACGTCGACGGCTTCGTGGTCAAGGACAACGGCATAGGCTTCACCAAGAGCAACCGTGACGCCTTCGACACCCTCTACACCGAACAAAAGATTGCGGACGGCGGCAAAGGTTTTGGCCGCTTCACTTGCCTGAAATACTTCGACCGGGTGAAGGTATCTAGCACTTTCGCCGAAGGTGACACCTTCCGTGAGCGTTCTTTCAGGATGGGTTTGGACAAGGACATCATCGTTGACGAGAAGGAAGGCCTGTCTCAAGCGCAGGCGACAGGCGCGACCGTCGAGATTTCCGGCATCAAATCGGTAAGGGTTCCCGACAAGAAGCTGGAAACGATCAGCCGGGTCGTGGTGGAACGGCTGCTGCCCTATTTCGTGGATAAGGAACGCGCCTGCCCGCGCGTGGTGATTCGGGACGCCAATAAGCCGTCCGATACCGTCTCCCTCAATGATTACCTGGGTAAGGAGAACAGCCAGATCGTCGAAATGAAGGTGGACGACGGCACGTTCTCGTTATCGGCGAATGAAGATGAAAAGACCTTTCAGGTCCGCGTATTCAAATTCTTCGCGCCGCGAACGGCGAAGAGCAAGGTGAGCCTTGTCGCGCACCGGCGGGAAGTGACGGATAATCCACTCGAATCATACATTCCCGAATTTGCGGAGGAGTTTTTCGAGCCGGGGCCGGATCAGGATTTGGCTAAGGGGCGCAACTTCGTCATCAAAGCCTATGTGTTCGGCGACTATCTGAATGACAACGTGTCCCTCGAACGAGGCGAGTTTCGCTTTCAAACCGACACCGATCTGTTGAACGGCATATCCCAGAACGACATCGAACAAAAAGCCTCCGAGATCGTGCAGTCGGTAGTGGGCGCGGAGATCGCCGCAAGGAAGAGGCGCAAGGAAGTACGCATCTCCGAGTACGTAACTAATGACGCGCCCTGGCATCGCATTCTTGCAAAAGAGGTGGATTTCAGCGCCCTACCCATGAGGCCATCAAATCAAGACATCGAGCTTCATCTCCAAAAGAAGAAATATGAGAAGGAGGTAGTGACAAGAACGCAGGTCACGGCGCTACTGAACTCGGAGAACCCGGATGAGCTCGGTGAGAAAATCTCGCAGTTGATCGAGAGTATTTCCGATAGTAGCAAGAACGACCTGATTCACTACGTCTCCATGCGCAAGTGCGTCCTGGACCTCTTTTCCAAGTCACTAGAGATCGGAGCCGACGGCAAACACAAATCCGAAGGCGAGGTGCATGACGTCATCATGCCGCGCAAAAAGGACTCTGAGGAACTGAACTATGATGCGCACAATCTTTGGATTCTGGATGAGCGACTGAATTTTACGTCCTACGTTTCGTCTGACAAACCCCTTAAATCAGCGAAGGGGGACCGCACGGACATCACTATCTATAATCGCCGCGTGGCGTATCGGGGCGACAATGAGTCCAGTAACCCCATTACGATTTTCGAATTCAAGAAGCCCCAGCGAGACGATTTTGCCGATCCATCCTCCAAGGAAGACCCGGTTCAGCAGATCATCCGCTACGTCAATCAAATCCGGGAGGGCAAGTTCAAGACCCCAACCGGCCGCGACATCCTCGTCAACGACACAACGCCGTTCTACGGCTATGTCGTCTGCGACCTCACCAAAAAGGTCAAGGACTGGCTCCAAAAGGAGAAGAACTTTACCCCGATGCCCGATGGCCTGGGATGGTTCAACTGGTCCGGCAACATCAGCCTCTACATGGAGGTGCTTAGCTGGACGAAGCTGCTCCGCGACGCGGAAATGCGGAACAAGATATTCTTCAACAAGCTCGGTATCGACTGA